A window of Streptomyces sp. DG1A-41 contains these coding sequences:
- a CDS encoding phosphotriesterase, whose amino-acid sequence MSAVRTVLGDVPPAELGVCDAHDHLFFGSPRLPGQELRSVAAARAELVAFREQGGGAVVQWTPYGLGRRAADLPPLSRETGVHVVAATGLHQAVHYDEDTLAGLRGRLADVFVSELTGGIGVSSVRAGLVKVAGGFHALDAHARWTMTAAAEAHHATGVTVAVHLELGTGALDVLDLLCGKLGVPPHRVVLGHLNRSPDLVVHRQAAESGCYLAFDGPSHAHHATDWRMPDAVRALADAGFGDRLLLGADTTTAAARSVGGGPGMPYLLRRVRPRLVHAVGEDLVRRILTENPGRAFAVEWR is encoded by the coding sequence GTGAGCGCGGTCCGCACGGTGCTGGGGGACGTACCGCCCGCAGAGCTGGGCGTGTGCGACGCCCACGATCACCTCTTCTTCGGCAGTCCCCGGCTGCCCGGCCAGGAGCTGCGCAGCGTGGCGGCGGCGCGGGCGGAGCTGGTCGCGTTCCGGGAGCAGGGCGGCGGTGCCGTGGTGCAGTGGACGCCGTACGGGCTCGGGCGGCGGGCCGCCGATCTGCCGCCGCTGTCCCGGGAGACCGGGGTGCACGTGGTGGCGGCGACCGGGCTGCACCAGGCCGTCCACTACGACGAGGACACGCTCGCCGGGCTGCGGGGCCGGCTCGCCGACGTCTTCGTCTCGGAACTCACCGGGGGCATCGGGGTGTCGAGTGTGCGGGCGGGGCTCGTCAAGGTCGCGGGCGGCTTCCACGCCCTGGACGCGCACGCCCGCTGGACGATGACGGCGGCGGCCGAGGCGCATCACGCCACGGGCGTGACCGTCGCCGTGCATCTGGAGCTGGGCACCGGGGCGCTGGACGTACTGGACCTGCTGTGCGGGAAGTTGGGGGTGCCGCCGCATCGCGTGGTACTCGGGCACCTGAACCGCTCCCCCGACCTCGTGGTGCACCGGCAGGCCGCCGAGTCCGGCTGCTATCTGGCTTTTGACGGGCCGTCACACGCCCACCACGCCACGGACTGGCGGATGCCGGACGCGGTACGGGCCCTCGCCGACGCCGGGTTCGGCGACCGGCTGCTGCTGGGCGCGGACACCACGACGGCCGCCGCCCGCTCGGTGGGCGGCGGCCCCGGGATGCCGTATCTGCTGCGCCGGGTACGCCCGCGGCTGGTCCACGCGGTGGGCGAGGACCTGGTGAGGCGCATCCTCACGGAGAACCCGGGCCGGGCGTTCGCGGTGGAGTGGCGCTGA
- a CDS encoding PPOX class F420-dependent oxidoreductase, which translates to MSKPPLPPEADALLRRPNPCVMATLRSDGAPVSTATWYLWKDGRVLTNLDEGRVRLKHLRRDPRVTLTVLADDNWYTHVTLIGRVTEMYDDKGLADIDLLARHYTGKPYPNRVRARVSAWIEVDRWHGWGELKDNDQAMG; encoded by the coding sequence ATGTCCAAGCCGCCGCTGCCGCCCGAGGCGGATGCCCTGCTGCGCCGGCCCAACCCGTGCGTCATGGCCACGCTGCGCTCCGACGGTGCACCGGTCTCCACCGCCACCTGGTACCTGTGGAAGGACGGCCGGGTGCTGACCAACCTCGACGAGGGCCGGGTCCGCCTCAAGCACCTGCGCCGCGACCCGCGCGTGACCCTCACCGTCCTCGCCGACGACAACTGGTACACCCACGTCACCCTCATCGGCCGCGTCACCGAGATGTACGACGACAAAGGCCTGGCCGACATCGACCTGCTCGCCCGGCACTACACCGGCAAGCCCTACCCGAACCGTGTCCGGGCCCGGGTCAGCGCCTGGATCGAGGTCGACCGCTGGCACGGCTGGGGAGAGCTGAAGGACAACGACCAGGCCATGGGCTGA
- a CDS encoding NAD(P)-binding domain-containing protein has product MTDKLTVSVLGTGIMGAAMARNLARAGHTVHAWNRTRAKAEPLAAEGVHIAGTPAQAVRDTDVVLTMLYDGPAALDTMRQAAPALRPGAAWVQSTTAGVEAIGDLAAFAREHGLVFYDAPVLGTRQPAEAGQLTVLAAGPVESRDTVRPVFDAVGARTVWAGEEGAAGGATRLKLVANSWVLAVTAAAGEALALAKALDVDPHGFLDLIAGGPLDMGYLRAKSGLVLEDRFTPPQFAVSTAAKDARLIVEAGAGHGVRLDVAEAAAARMERAAAQGHGDEDMAAAYFASFDDNPSA; this is encoded by the coding sequence ATGACCGACAAGCTCACCGTGAGCGTCCTGGGCACCGGCATCATGGGCGCCGCGATGGCCCGCAACCTGGCACGCGCCGGGCACACGGTCCACGCCTGGAACCGCACCCGTGCCAAGGCCGAACCGCTGGCCGCCGAGGGCGTGCACATCGCCGGGACCCCCGCGCAGGCGGTCCGGGACACCGACGTCGTCCTGACCATGCTCTACGACGGCCCCGCCGCCCTGGACACGATGCGCCAGGCCGCCCCCGCCCTGCGCCCCGGCGCCGCATGGGTGCAGTCCACGACCGCCGGCGTCGAGGCCATCGGCGACCTCGCCGCCTTCGCCCGCGAGCACGGCCTGGTCTTCTACGACGCGCCCGTCCTGGGCACCCGCCAGCCCGCCGAAGCGGGACAGCTGACCGTGCTCGCCGCCGGCCCCGTCGAGAGCCGGGACACGGTGAGGCCGGTCTTCGACGCCGTCGGCGCCCGTACCGTGTGGGCCGGCGAGGAAGGGGCGGCCGGCGGCGCCACCCGGCTGAAGCTGGTCGCCAACAGCTGGGTCCTCGCCGTCACGGCCGCCGCAGGTGAGGCCCTGGCGCTGGCGAAGGCCCTCGACGTCGACCCGCACGGTTTCCTCGACCTGATCGCCGGCGGTCCGCTCGACATGGGCTATCTGCGCGCCAAGTCCGGCCTGGTCCTCGAAGACCGGTTCACACCGCCCCAGTTCGCGGTGAGCACCGCCGCCAAGGACGCCCGTCTCATCGTCGAGGCCGGTGCGGGCCACGGCGTCCGCCTGGACGTGGCCGAAGCCGCCGCCGCCCGCATGGAGCGTGCCGCCGCCCAGGGCCATGGCGACGAGGACATGGCCGCCGCCTACTTCGCCAGTTTCGACGACAACCCGTCCGCCTGA
- a CDS encoding arginase family protein, producing MSGPVVLEVAQWQGSGASTARRLRSGAAWLAELVPAGRRRTVTLDSGGGNSRGGVRNADVLERHLLAVRAALAEVPPGEWTVTIGGDCAVDLAPVEAALSAFGDRLALVWFDAHADLNSPESSPSGAFHGMVLRALIGDGPEGLRPTRSLSADRVVLAGARSLDPGEQDLVESRGIRHLGVEQLAEPGTLLAAVRATGAEAVYLHIDLDVLDPQVFPAVGTPEPGGLGVAELLAAVRALTEEFTLAGLALTEYERTAAAGEEEAVLRRIVDGLFEEERR from the coding sequence GTGTCCGGTCCAGTCGTACTCGAGGTGGCGCAGTGGCAGGGGTCGGGTGCCTCTACGGCCCGTCGGTTGCGCAGCGGGGCTGCCTGGCTCGCCGAGCTGGTACCCGCGGGTCGGCGGCGTACGGTCACGCTCGACAGCGGCGGCGGCAACTCGAGGGGCGGCGTACGGAACGCCGATGTGCTGGAGCGCCATCTGCTGGCGGTGCGCGCGGCGTTGGCCGAGGTCCCGCCGGGCGAGTGGACGGTGACCATCGGCGGCGACTGCGCGGTCGACCTCGCCCCGGTCGAGGCCGCGCTCTCGGCCTTCGGGGACCGGCTGGCGCTTGTGTGGTTCGACGCGCACGCCGACCTCAACTCTCCGGAGTCGTCGCCTTCCGGAGCCTTCCACGGCATGGTGCTGCGCGCACTCATCGGCGACGGGCCGGAGGGCCTGCGGCCCACGCGGAGCCTGTCGGCCGACCGCGTGGTACTGGCGGGCGCGCGGTCACTGGACCCGGGTGAACAGGATCTCGTCGAGAGTCGCGGCATACGGCACCTCGGCGTCGAGCAGCTGGCAGAACCAGGGACACTCCTGGCCGCTGTGCGCGCCACCGGCGCCGAGGCCGTATACCTCCATATCGACCTCGACGTCCTCGACCCGCAGGTGTTCCCGGCCGTCGGCACGCCCGAGCCGGGCGGACTCGGCGTAGCGGAGCTGCTCGCGGCAGTGCGGGCACTGACTGAAGAGTTCACCCTCGCCGGCCTCGCGCTCACCGAGTACGAGCGGACGGCAGCCGCCGGCGAGGAAGAGGCGGTACTGCGGCGGATCGTCGACGGACTGTTCGAGGAGGAACGACGCTGA
- a CDS encoding ketol-acid reductoisomerase, which produces MTSTTTYTSRVFTLDTMDVPGGTETVLRGGRHLLPLLPQAFAGIRRIGVIGWGPQGRAQALNLRDSLAGTDIRVAVGLRPGSGSRADARAHGFTEEDGTLGDWLTVAGESDLVILLIADAALAAHHPEIFAALRPGAVIGLSHGFLLGHLRETGGEFPPEHGVIAVCPKGMGDSVRRLYEQGAHVNGAGINSSFAVHADPDGRAVDLALGWSVALGSPYTFRTTLDSEYRSDIVGERAILLGAVHGIVESLHTRYRLAGDDEATAYERSCENVTGPIARTISRAGLRAVREGLDQVGRDVFDRAYTATYAPAREIVAEIYDEVADGTELRSVVLAEQRLGARPMSRIGGSPMWSVSDRVRARRGTHDLPVDPFTAGVFVATMTAQIDEFAERGHPWSEIVNESVIEAVDSLLPYMHARDVAYMVDNCSRTARLGARRWGPRFHAAYEQIAYPAADHPADTALLAAFAAHPVHEALAAAAKLRPSVDISVT; this is translated from the coding sequence ATGACCTCGACGACCACGTACACCTCCCGCGTCTTTACCCTCGACACGATGGACGTGCCCGGCGGCACCGAGACCGTCCTGCGGGGCGGGCGGCACCTCCTCCCGCTGCTCCCGCAGGCCTTCGCGGGCATCCGGCGCATCGGCGTCATCGGCTGGGGACCCCAGGGCCGGGCCCAGGCCCTCAATCTCCGCGACTCCCTCGCCGGCACGGACATCCGGGTGGCCGTCGGACTGCGCCCCGGCTCCGGCTCCCGCGCCGACGCCCGCGCTCACGGCTTCACGGAGGAGGACGGCACGCTCGGCGACTGGCTCACGGTCGCCGGGGAGAGCGACCTGGTGATCCTGCTGATCGCCGACGCCGCGCTCGCCGCACATCACCCGGAGATCTTCGCCGCGTTGCGGCCGGGTGCCGTCATCGGCCTCTCGCACGGCTTCCTGCTCGGTCATCTGCGGGAAACGGGCGGCGAGTTCCCGCCGGAACACGGGGTGATCGCCGTGTGCCCGAAGGGCATGGGCGACTCGGTGCGGCGGCTCTACGAGCAGGGCGCGCACGTCAACGGCGCCGGGATCAACAGCAGTTTCGCCGTCCACGCCGACCCCGACGGACGGGCCGTCGACCTGGCGCTCGGCTGGTCCGTGGCGCTCGGCTCGCCCTACACCTTCCGCACCACGCTCGACAGCGAGTACCGCTCGGACATCGTCGGGGAGCGCGCGATCCTGCTCGGCGCCGTCCACGGCATCGTCGAGAGCCTCCACACCCGCTACCGACTCGCCGGCGACGACGAGGCGACGGCGTACGAACGGTCCTGCGAGAACGTCACCGGCCCGATCGCCCGCACCATCTCGCGGGCCGGACTGCGGGCCGTGCGCGAGGGCCTCGACCAGGTGGGCCGGGACGTCTTCGACCGGGCGTACACGGCCACCTACGCCCCCGCACGCGAGATCGTCGCGGAGATCTACGACGAGGTCGCCGACGGCACCGAACTGCGCAGCGTCGTCCTCGCCGAACAACGGCTCGGCGCACGGCCGATGAGCCGGATCGGGGGATCCCCGATGTGGTCGGTGAGCGACCGGGTGCGGGCCCGGCGCGGCACTCACGACCTGCCCGTCGACCCGTTCACCGCCGGTGTGTTCGTCGCCACCATGACCGCCCAGATCGACGAGTTCGCCGAGCGCGGGCACCCCTGGTCGGAGATCGTCAACGAGTCCGTCATCGAGGCCGTCGACTCCCTGCTGCCGTACATGCACGCCCGGGACGTGGCGTACATGGTCGACAACTGCTCCCGCACGGCCCGTCTCGGCGCCCGCCGCTGGGGCCCGCGTTTCCACGCCGCCTACGAGCAGATCGCCTACCCGGCCGCGGACCACCCGGCGGACACGGCCCTGCTCGCGGCCTTCGCCGCCCACCCGGTGCACGAGGCCCTGGCCGCGGCGGCGAAGCTGCGGCCGTCCGTGGACATCTCGGTGACCTGA
- the ilvY gene encoding HTH-type transcriptional activator IlvY — protein MRDDHRELRLFLHLAQTLNFGRTSLDCHVSPATLTRTVQRLEADLGHRLFDRGPRGVSLTAEGHRFREYAVRALELWRAYREEHPDPAELTGRLALFATVTACQALLPDLLAPFRAAHPQVRLDLRTGDAAAALARLDEGEVDAAVAGIPPRLPEPLVSRTVAVTELVLVTARDRPDPGLDGPFVLPHRGLVRDAADRWFRARGTTPDVACEPDGHEGLLTLAALGCGTGMVPRLVLEHSAVRDRLTVVPADPPPEPFPIGLCVRRADLRRPLVAGLWSLARWSHRLRPDAP, from the coding sequence GTGCGGGACGATCACCGGGAGCTGCGGCTGTTCCTGCATCTGGCGCAGACGCTCAACTTCGGCCGGACGAGCCTGGACTGTCACGTCAGCCCGGCGACGCTGACCCGGACCGTGCAGCGGCTGGAGGCGGATCTCGGGCACCGGCTGTTCGACCGGGGGCCGCGCGGGGTGTCGCTGACGGCGGAGGGGCACCGGTTCCGCGAGTACGCCGTGCGGGCCCTGGAGTTGTGGCGCGCCTACCGCGAGGAGCATCCCGACCCGGCCGAACTCACCGGCCGCCTCGCCCTGTTCGCCACGGTGACGGCCTGTCAGGCGCTGCTGCCGGACCTGCTGGCGCCCTTCCGTGCCGCGCATCCCCAGGTCCGGCTCGATCTGCGTACGGGTGACGCGGCGGCGGCCCTGGCCCGGCTGGACGAGGGAGAGGTCGACGCGGCCGTGGCGGGAATTCCGCCGAGGCTGCCGGAGCCGCTGGTGAGCCGCACGGTCGCGGTGACCGAGCTGGTCCTGGTCACGGCCCGGGACCGGCCGGATCCCGGGCTCGACGGGCCGTTCGTCCTCCCCCACCGCGGCCTGGTCCGCGATGCCGCCGACCGCTGGTTCCGCGCCCGCGGCACGACACCGGACGTGGCCTGTGAACCCGACGGCCACGAGGGGCTGCTGACGCTGGCCGCGCTGGGCTGCGGTACGGGCATGGTCCCCCGCCTGGTGCTGGAGCACAGCGCGGTGCGGGACCGGCTGACGGTGGTCCCGGCCGATCCGCCGCCGGAGCCGTTCCCGATCGGGCTGTGCGTACGGCGGGCGGATCTGCGGCGGCCGCTGGTGGCGGGACTGTGGAGTCTGGCCCGGTGGAGTCACCGTCTCCGCCCCGACGCACCGTGA
- a CDS encoding SDR family oxidoreductase yields MNRFTGKTALVTGAGSGLGRAIALAFAAEGASVVVAGRTAASLHETAGLIEAAGGSAAAVTADVTDSGGLQNLVRESVTRFGGLDIAVNNAGILRGTVPAGEVSEEDWDAVLRTNVTGVWLAMKHEIAHMKENGGGTIVNISSNLGAHLRIPNAAAYIASKAAVSALTRAAARDHIHQGIRINAVSPGASAAPMSLRPGETEADRAERVKTENPLGRVAEAEEVAAAVLYLASPAAGAVVGADLVIDSGSSA; encoded by the coding sequence ATGAACCGCTTCACCGGCAAGACCGCCCTCGTCACCGGCGCAGGCTCCGGCCTCGGCCGCGCGATCGCGCTCGCATTCGCCGCCGAGGGCGCATCCGTGGTCGTCGCGGGACGTACCGCGGCCTCCTTGCACGAGACGGCCGGTCTCATCGAGGCCGCCGGCGGCTCGGCCGCCGCCGTCACCGCCGATGTCACCGACTCCGGCGGGCTCCAAAACCTCGTACGCGAGAGCGTCACCCGCTTCGGCGGACTGGACATCGCGGTCAACAACGCGGGGATACTCCGCGGCACCGTGCCCGCCGGAGAGGTGAGCGAGGAGGACTGGGACGCGGTGCTGCGGACCAATGTCACCGGGGTCTGGCTGGCGATGAAGCACGAGATCGCGCACATGAAGGAGAACGGCGGTGGCACCATCGTCAACATCTCCTCCAACCTGGGCGCACACCTGCGGATCCCGAACGCCGCCGCGTACATCGCCTCGAAGGCGGCGGTCTCCGCGCTGACCCGCGCCGCTGCTCGCGACCACATCCACCAGGGCATCCGCATCAACGCGGTCAGCCCCGGCGCCTCTGCCGCTCCCATGTCGCTGCGGCCCGGCGAGACCGAGGCCGACCGTGCCGAGCGGGTGAAGACGGAAAATCCGCTCGGGCGGGTCGCGGAGGCCGAAGAGGTGGCGGCCGCGGTGCTCTATCTCGCCTCGCCGGCGGCCGGTGCGGTGGTCGGCGCCGACCTGGTCATTGACAGCGGATCCTCGGCCTGA
- a CDS encoding MFS transporter: MTATDAARVAAMRQRCAFVLLGSVQTTLIFTLASIAVPLPAIGREFGLRRADLILLSAAYGLTFAGLLLFGGRLADRYGGRRALTAGLVLFAAALAVAPLAPGIGTLLAARFAQGAGAALIAPAAMAVLRAAFPSSAAYGRAMATWGGLSVLGATAGNLLSGVISALSSWRCTFAVPLVVALAALALTPRLLPDTTPSRGRTLDLPGALLATAGITLASYGLVVTDTHPWSSAGVLVPLLAGATLLVAFRYAERRARDPLLPPRFLLDRRRVLALAAIALSACGTSMTFVVLSLHLQQVRDWSPLETSAAFVPFAAALIASGRAAGPLIGRHGARTVTVAGLGTGAAGLALLALTGTDAHIPYGYGLLPGLVLLPTGTAASFAGAAVLATEGVPRQQTGLAGGALNTAMESGPTVLFALLLTLGSDADSLASTGAALAAVALLNHRTK, from the coding sequence ATGACCGCCACGGACGCCGCCCGCGTTGCCGCCATGCGGCAGCGATGCGCCTTCGTCCTCCTGGGCAGCGTCCAGACCACGCTGATCTTCACGCTTGCCTCGATCGCCGTACCGTTGCCCGCCATCGGGCGCGAATTCGGCCTGCGGCGAGCCGACTTGATCCTGCTCAGCGCCGCCTACGGATTGACCTTCGCCGGACTGCTGCTCTTCGGCGGACGCCTCGCCGACCGCTACGGCGGGCGGCGCGCCCTCACCGCGGGCCTTGTCCTCTTCGCCGCCGCACTGGCCGTCGCCCCGCTCGCCCCCGGCATCGGGACTCTGCTCGCCGCGCGCTTCGCGCAGGGCGCGGGGGCGGCTCTGATCGCGCCCGCCGCCATGGCCGTGCTGCGCGCCGCCTTCCCCTCCTCCGCCGCATACGGCAGGGCGATGGCCACCTGGGGCGGGCTCTCGGTACTCGGCGCGACCGCGGGCAACCTGCTCTCCGGCGTCATCTCAGCGCTGTCGTCCTGGCGTTGCACCTTCGCCGTACCACTCGTGGTGGCCCTCGCGGCCCTCGCCCTCACTCCCCGTCTCCTGCCGGACACCACGCCGAGCCGGGGCAGGACTCTCGACCTGCCGGGTGCTCTGCTCGCCACCGCCGGAATCACCCTCGCCAGTTACGGGCTCGTCGTCACCGACACCCACCCCTGGTCGTCGGCCGGCGTGCTCGTGCCGCTGCTCGCCGGGGCCACGCTGCTGGTCGCGTTCCGGTATGCCGAGCGCCGTGCCCGCGACCCGCTGCTGCCGCCCCGCTTCCTGCTCGACCGGCGGCGAGTCCTCGCCCTCGCGGCCATCGCGCTGAGCGCTTGCGGAACCTCGATGACCTTCGTGGTCCTCTCGCTCCACCTCCAGCAGGTGCGTGACTGGTCACCGCTGGAGACCTCGGCGGCGTTCGTACCGTTCGCTGCTGCGCTGATCGCCTCGGGCCGCGCGGCAGGACCTCTCATCGGCCGGCACGGGGCCCGAACCGTCACGGTCGCCGGGCTCGGCACCGGCGCGGCCGGGCTCGCCCTCCTCGCGCTCACCGGGACCGACGCACACATTCCCTACGGGTACGGACTGTTGCCGGGCCTCGTGCTGCTGCCGACCGGCACGGCGGCCTCCTTCGCAGGAGCCGCCGTACTCGCCACCGAAGGCGTGCCGCGGCAGCAGACCGGGCTCGCGGGCGGCGCGCTGAACACCGCGATGGAATCCGGTCCGACCGTCCTGTTCGCGCTCCTGCTCACGCTCGGCAGCGACGCCGATTCCCTGGCCTCGACAGGGGCCGCTCTGGCCGCAGTCGCCCTCCTGAACCACCGCACCAAGTAA
- a CDS encoding TetR/AcrR family transcriptional regulator, producing the protein MARTKEFDPDAALQSALELFWRRGYEATSMSDLVEHLGIGRASIYATFGSKHELYLKALDRYAEMRDPLLLAELSQSGPALPAVRAVVRRFAAEAASPEGRLNGCFVTNTAAELAPHDPAAARRVEISWEHVETPLHSALVRAQAQGELPEDRDPRALARMLFVLLQGLRVVGKASNDPARVRDAAEQALALLD; encoded by the coding sequence GTGGCCAGGACCAAGGAGTTCGATCCGGACGCCGCGCTGCAGTCGGCCCTTGAGCTGTTCTGGCGGCGCGGCTACGAAGCGACGTCGATGAGCGACCTCGTCGAGCATCTCGGCATCGGCCGCGCCAGTATCTACGCGACCTTCGGCAGCAAGCACGAGCTGTACCTGAAGGCCTTGGACCGGTACGCCGAGATGCGGGACCCGCTTCTCCTGGCCGAGCTGTCCCAGTCGGGCCCCGCACTGCCCGCGGTGCGGGCGGTGGTGCGCCGCTTCGCCGCGGAGGCGGCATCCCCGGAGGGCCGGCTGAACGGCTGCTTCGTCACCAATACCGCAGCCGAGTTGGCCCCGCACGACCCCGCGGCGGCCCGTCGGGTCGAGATCAGCTGGGAGCACGTCGAGACCCCGCTGCACTCCGCGCTCGTACGTGCCCAGGCTCAGGGTGAGCTGCCCGAGGACCGTGATCCGCGCGCGCTGGCTCGCATGCTGTTCGTCCTGTTGCAGGGCCTGCGCGTCGTCGGCAAGGCGTCGAACGATCCCGCCCGGGTGCGGGACGCGGCCGAGCAGGCGCTGGCCCTGCTGGACTGA
- a CDS encoding ROK family protein: MSGKADPRPAGDGSTSRTRLDRGRGALGPALELVHTGRAPTRAVLTAELGVTRATAGAVAAELEALGLIRVDARPGAAAGSQGRPSHKLAVAEDGPVALAAQVHADGFRAALVGLGGRIVATAPGCEVVDADPAKVLASVVSAGAELLGETGRRCVGAGLAVPSAVAEPEGLALNPLHLAWPAGAPVRDIFAEQVRAAGLDGPAFAANDVNLAALAEHRHGAGRGSRDLLCVATGHRGVGGALVLDGRLHRGSSGLALEVGHLTVHPEGRPCHCGSRGCLDVETDPLAFLTAAGREPGPEVSLLQQSIDLIRHHYDDPGVRTATETLIDRLGLGLAGLVNILNPDRIILGGLHRTLLDADPDRLRAVVADRSLWGQSGGVPILPCTLDHNSLVGAAELAWQPVLDDPLGALT; the protein is encoded by the coding sequence ATGAGCGGGAAGGCGGACCCCCGGCCGGCGGGGGATGGGAGCACCTCGAGGACGCGGCTGGACCGGGGGCGCGGTGCGCTCGGACCCGCGCTGGAGCTCGTGCACACCGGGCGCGCGCCGACCCGGGCCGTCCTCACCGCCGAACTCGGGGTGACCCGGGCGACGGCCGGAGCGGTCGCCGCCGAACTGGAGGCGCTCGGCCTGATCCGGGTCGACGCCCGGCCCGGCGCGGCAGCGGGTTCGCAGGGCCGGCCCTCGCACAAGCTGGCCGTCGCCGAGGACGGGCCCGTCGCGCTCGCCGCGCAGGTGCACGCCGACGGGTTCCGGGCGGCGCTGGTCGGGCTGGGCGGCCGGATCGTCGCCACGGCGCCGGGCTGCGAGGTCGTCGACGCCGACCCGGCGAAGGTGCTCGCCTCCGTCGTCTCGGCGGGCGCCGAGCTGCTGGGGGAGACCGGGCGCCGGTGCGTGGGCGCGGGCCTCGCCGTACCGTCCGCAGTCGCGGAGCCCGAGGGCCTGGCGCTCAACCCGCTGCACCTGGCCTGGCCCGCGGGCGCGCCCGTACGGGACATCTTCGCCGAGCAGGTGCGCGCGGCCGGCCTCGACGGACCCGCGTTCGCCGCGAACGACGTCAACCTCGCCGCACTCGCCGAACACCGGCACGGCGCCGGCCGCGGCTCCCGCGACCTGCTGTGCGTGGCCACAGGCCACCGGGGCGTCGGCGGCGCGCTCGTCCTCGACGGCCGCCTCCACCGGGGCAGTTCGGGCCTGGCGCTGGAGGTCGGCCACCTCACCGTGCACCCCGAGGGCCGCCCCTGCCACTGCGGCAGCCGCGGCTGCCTGGACGTGGAGACCGACCCGCTGGCCTTCCTCACGGCGGCGGGGCGCGAACCGGGACCCGAGGTGTCCCTGCTCCAGCAGTCCATCGACCTGATCCGCCACCACTACGACGACCCGGGCGTGCGCACCGCCACCGAGACCCTCATCGACCGGCTCGGCCTCGGACTCGCCGGCCTCGTCAACATCCTCAACCCCGACCGCATCATCCTCGGTGGCCTGCACCGCACCCTCCTGGACGCCGACCCCGACCGACTCCGTGCCGTCGTCGCCGACCGCAGCCTGTGGGGCCAGAGCGGCGGGGTCCCCATCCTGCCGTGCACCCTCGACCACAACAGCCTCGTCGGCGCGGCCGAACTGGCGTGGCAGCCGGTACTGGACGATCCGCTCGGGGCGCTCACCTAG
- a CDS encoding alpha-ketoglutarate-dependent dioxygenase AlkB → MDGELFPRARTQVAPGAVHVPDWLDAERQGELLEACRAWARPPAGLRTVRTPGGTMTARQVCLGWHWYPYAYARTVVDGDGAPVKPFPEWLGELGRRAVRDTLGGPAPAYDIALVNFYDADARMGMHRDSDEKPDAPVVSLSLGDTCVFRFGNTETRTRPWTDVELRSGDLFVFGGPSRLAYHGVPRVNGGTAPPGLGLTGRLNITLRVSGL, encoded by the coding sequence ATGGACGGCGAACTGTTCCCCCGAGCCCGTACGCAGGTGGCGCCGGGCGCGGTGCACGTGCCGGACTGGCTGGACGCCGAGCGCCAGGGCGAGCTGCTGGAGGCCTGCCGCGCGTGGGCCCGCCCGCCGGCCGGGCTGCGCACGGTCCGCACCCCCGGCGGCACCATGACCGCCCGGCAGGTCTGCCTCGGCTGGCACTGGTACCCCTACGCCTACGCCCGCACGGTCGTCGACGGCGACGGCGCGCCGGTGAAGCCGTTCCCCGAGTGGCTGGGCGAGCTGGGCCGCCGGGCGGTGCGGGACACACTCGGGGGACCGGCGCCGGCGTACGACATCGCCCTCGTCAACTTCTACGACGCCGACGCCCGGATGGGCATGCACCGCGACAGCGACGAGAAGCCGGACGCGCCGGTGGTGTCGCTGAGTCTCGGCGACACCTGCGTGTTCCGCTTCGGCAACACCGAGACCCGCACCCGGCCCTGGACCGACGTCGAGCTGCGCAGCGGCGACCTGTTCGTCTTCGGAGGCCCGTCCCGGCTCGCCTACCACGGGGTCCCCCGGGTTAACGGGGGCACGGCACCGCCCGGGCTGGGCCTGACCGGACGGCTCAACATCACGCTCCGGGTCAGCGGCCTGTAA